One genomic segment of Helianthus annuus cultivar XRQ/B chromosome 14, HanXRQr2.0-SUNRISE, whole genome shotgun sequence includes these proteins:
- the LOC110872833 gene encoding GDSL esterase/lipase At5g03820 isoform X2 — protein sequence MIRTTCSGKTVSTAAVEGLDKLWERKMKYFGHRLLILVFIFSVVVSFINGDPLVPAICIFGDSVMDTGNNNHLKTLFRANFLPYGRDFEAHKPTGRFCNGKLAADYIAEYIGFETYPPPYLSRSNVSLLLGGANFASAGSGYAHQTARLYKAISLPRQLLYYQEWQNQVVGMVGNERATAIFSSGIHILSAGTSDFLQNYYINPALKKLYTPSKIAHILLTSYYTFVENLYELGVRRIGVTTLPPVGCLPGSITVFGSGKNECVHRINKDAVMFNNKLNDTSQDLVANYPDLKLVVFDIYHPLLNLITKPSDNGFFESRRGCCGSGIVETSLFCNARSIGTCSNATGYVFWDGFHPTEAANQILAQNLLEQGLGLIS from the exons atgatccgGACCACTTGCTCTGGAAAGACCGTGTCAACGGCGGCCGTAGAAG GACTGGACAAATTGTGGGAAAGAAAAATGAAGTATTTTGGGCATCGGTTATTAATTCTAGTTTTTATATTTTCTGTTGTGGTCTCCTTCATCAATGGTGATCCTCTTGTTCCGGCCATATGTATCTTCGGTGACTCGGTAATGGACACTGGAAACAATAATCATCTCAAAACTTTGTTTAGAGCAAACTTCCTTCCTTATGGAAGAGATTTCGAAGCTCATAAACCTACCGGCAGGTTTTGCAATGGAAAATTGGCAGCAGATTACATTG CTGAATACATAGGATTTGAAACATATCCACCACCTTATCTGAGTAGATCCAACGTATCACTTCTCCTAGGCGGCGCCAACTTTGCCTCTGCAGGTTCTGGTTATGCACACCAGACAGCAAGACTATAT AAAGCGATATCTTTACCAAGGCAGCTATTGTATTACCAGGAGTGGCAAAACCAAGTGGTTGGTATGGTCGGAAACGAGAGAGCAACGGCCATATTTTCCAGTGGAATTCACATTTTAAGTGCAGGAACCAGTGATTTCCTCCAGAACTACTACATCAATCCTGCTTTGAAGAAACTATATACACCTTCCAAGATTGCACACATTCTTTTGACATCATACTACACCTTTGTAGAG AATCTTTATGAATTAGGAGTAAGGAGGATCGGAGTAACAACGTTACCACCAGTGGGATGTTTGCCAGGATCCATCACGGTATTTGGTTCCGGAAAAAATGAGTGTGTACATAGGATAAACAAGGATGCCGTGATGTTTAACAACAAGCTAAACGATACGTCTCAAGATCTAGTAGCCAATTATCCGGACCTAAAGCTTGTCGTCTTTGATATCTATCATCCTCTTCTTAATCTAATCACAAAGCCTAGCGATAATG GTTTTTTTGAGTCAAGAAGGGGCTGTTGTGGAAGTGGGATAGTAGAGACTTCTTTGTTTTGCAATGCAAGGTCAATTGGTACATGTTCAAATGCAACAGGGTATGTCTTTTGGGATGGATTCCATCCAACTGAAGCTGCAAACCAAATCTTGGCACAAAATCTACTTGAGCAAGGGCTAGGCTTAATTTCTTAG
- the LOC110872833 gene encoding GDSL esterase/lipase At5g03820 isoform X1 — MIRTTCSGKTVSTAAVEEMNQAFWHIGLGLDKLWERKMKYFGHRLLILVFIFSVVVSFINGDPLVPAICIFGDSVMDTGNNNHLKTLFRANFLPYGRDFEAHKPTGRFCNGKLAADYIAEYIGFETYPPPYLSRSNVSLLLGGANFASAGSGYAHQTARLYKAISLPRQLLYYQEWQNQVVGMVGNERATAIFSSGIHILSAGTSDFLQNYYINPALKKLYTPSKIAHILLTSYYTFVENLYELGVRRIGVTTLPPVGCLPGSITVFGSGKNECVHRINKDAVMFNNKLNDTSQDLVANYPDLKLVVFDIYHPLLNLITKPSDNGFFESRRGCCGSGIVETSLFCNARSIGTCSNATGYVFWDGFHPTEAANQILAQNLLEQGLGLIS; from the exons atgatccgGACCACTTGCTCTGGAAAGACCGTGTCAACGGCGGCCGTAGAAG AAATGAATCAAGCATTTTGGCATATTGGTTTAGGACTGGACAAATTGTGGGAAAGAAAAATGAAGTATTTTGGGCATCGGTTATTAATTCTAGTTTTTATATTTTCTGTTGTGGTCTCCTTCATCAATGGTGATCCTCTTGTTCCGGCCATATGTATCTTCGGTGACTCGGTAATGGACACTGGAAACAATAATCATCTCAAAACTTTGTTTAGAGCAAACTTCCTTCCTTATGGAAGAGATTTCGAAGCTCATAAACCTACCGGCAGGTTTTGCAATGGAAAATTGGCAGCAGATTACATTG CTGAATACATAGGATTTGAAACATATCCACCACCTTATCTGAGTAGATCCAACGTATCACTTCTCCTAGGCGGCGCCAACTTTGCCTCTGCAGGTTCTGGTTATGCACACCAGACAGCAAGACTATAT AAAGCGATATCTTTACCAAGGCAGCTATTGTATTACCAGGAGTGGCAAAACCAAGTGGTTGGTATGGTCGGAAACGAGAGAGCAACGGCCATATTTTCCAGTGGAATTCACATTTTAAGTGCAGGAACCAGTGATTTCCTCCAGAACTACTACATCAATCCTGCTTTGAAGAAACTATATACACCTTCCAAGATTGCACACATTCTTTTGACATCATACTACACCTTTGTAGAG AATCTTTATGAATTAGGAGTAAGGAGGATCGGAGTAACAACGTTACCACCAGTGGGATGTTTGCCAGGATCCATCACGGTATTTGGTTCCGGAAAAAATGAGTGTGTACATAGGATAAACAAGGATGCCGTGATGTTTAACAACAAGCTAAACGATACGTCTCAAGATCTAGTAGCCAATTATCCGGACCTAAAGCTTGTCGTCTTTGATATCTATCATCCTCTTCTTAATCTAATCACAAAGCCTAGCGATAATG GTTTTTTTGAGTCAAGAAGGGGCTGTTGTGGAAGTGGGATAGTAGAGACTTCTTTGTTTTGCAATGCAAGGTCAATTGGTACATGTTCAAATGCAACAGGGTATGTCTTTTGGGATGGATTCCATCCAACTGAAGCTGCAAACCAAATCTTGGCACAAAATCTACTTGAGCAAGGGCTAGGCTTAATTTCTTAG